In Selenomonas sp. TAMA-11512, a genomic segment contains:
- the purB gene encoding adenylosuccinate lyase translates to MIERYTNPEMGNIWTLQNEFQTILDVEIAACEAMAELGEIPAEAAKNIREKASFDLDRIKEIEKVTNHDIIAFTTNVAEYVGEDSKYVHKGLTSSDVKDTALGIMMKKSAELIIKDLEEFHKVLLRRAKEFKYTPCIGRTHGIHAEPMTFGLKFALWSDEVMRNIERVKRAKEIVSVGKLSGAVGTYSNINPKIEEIVCKKLGLTPVKLATQVIQRDRHAEYMTTLAIVASSFERFATEIRNFQRTDIREAEEYFSPGQKGSSAMPHKRNPITCERVAGMARLVRGNAIASLEDIALWHERDISHSSVERVILPDSTINVDYCVRKFTNIIDKLLVYPDAMLENMNRTGGLIYSQRLMLAIVNKGVLREDAYKWVQRNAMKRWLEKEDFRTNIEKDEDITKYLTKEEIAECFDYKYFLRHVDMIMERFGL, encoded by the coding sequence ATGATCGAACGCTATACCAATCCCGAGATGGGTAATATTTGGACACTCCAAAACGAGTTCCAGACCATCCTGGACGTCGAAATCGCCGCCTGCGAAGCAATGGCGGAGCTCGGCGAAATTCCGGCGGAGGCTGCGAAAAACATCCGCGAGAAGGCAAGTTTTGACCTCGACCGCATCAAGGAGATTGAAAAGGTCACAAACCACGATATCATCGCCTTTACGACGAACGTCGCCGAATACGTTGGGGAAGACTCCAAGTACGTGCACAAGGGCCTCACCTCCTCCGACGTCAAGGACACCGCGCTCGGCATCATGATGAAAAAGTCCGCCGAGCTCATCATCAAAGACCTGGAAGAGTTCCACAAGGTGCTCCTCCGCCGTGCGAAAGAATTCAAGTATACCCCATGCATCGGCCGCACCCACGGCATTCACGCCGAGCCGATGACCTTCGGCTTGAAGTTTGCTCTCTGGAGCGACGAAGTCATGCGCAATATCGAGCGTGTCAAGCGCGCGAAGGAAATCGTCTCTGTCGGCAAGCTCTCCGGCGCCGTCGGCACCTACTCCAACATCAATCCGAAGATTGAGGAAATCGTCTGCAAAAAACTCGGTCTCACCCCCGTCAAGCTCGCCACGCAGGTCATCCAGCGCGACCGCCATGCCGAGTACATGACGACGCTCGCGATTGTCGCCTCCTCCTTTGAGCGCTTTGCGACGGAGATTCGCAACTTCCAGCGTACCGATATCCGCGAAGCGGAGGAATACTTCTCCCCGGGACAGAAGGGCTCGTCCGCGATGCCGCACAAGCGCAATCCCATCACCTGCGAACGCGTCGCCGGCATGGCTCGCCTCGTCCGCGGAAATGCGATTGCGTCGCTGGAAGACATCGCACTCTGGCACGAACGCGACATCTCGCACTCCTCCGTGGAACGCGTCATCCTGCCGGACAGCACGATCAATGTCGACTACTGCGTCCGCAAGTTCACGAACATCATCGACAAGCTCCTCGTCTATCCGGATGCCATGCTCGAGAACATGAACCGCACCGGCGGCCTCATCTACAGCCAGCGGCTCATGCTCGCCATCGTCAATAAGGGTGTGCTTCGCGAGGATGCCTACAAGTGGGTGCAAAGGAACGCCATGAAGCGCTGGCTCGAGAAGGAAGACTTCCGCACCAACATCGAGAAAGACGAAGACATCACGAAGTACCTGACCAAGGAAGAGATCGCAGAGTGCTTTGACTATAAGTACTTCCTGCGACATGTGGATATGATCATGGAACGTTTTGGGTTATAA
- a CDS encoding Hsp20/alpha crystallin family protein, whose amino-acid sequence MFGLVPFRNNNSLARPESSLKSLFDVFNEPFFQSGLNALRDLGASSFKVDVKDEGDRYTLHADLPGTKKEDISLSYEDSYLTIATKTQTEKDEKDDEGRYIRRERSYGNASRSFYINDIDKEKIDAAFADGVLTITLPKLAEATPPAQQITIR is encoded by the coding sequence ATGTTCGGTTTAGTACCTTTCCGCAACAACAATTCTCTTGCGCGTCCGGAGTCAAGTCTCAAGAGCCTCTTCGACGTGTTCAACGAGCCCTTCTTCCAGAGCGGCTTAAATGCCCTTCGCGACCTCGGCGCATCGTCCTTCAAGGTCGATGTCAAGGACGAAGGTGACCGCTACACGCTGCATGCCGATCTGCCAGGGACGAAAAAGGAGGATATCTCCCTCTCCTATGAGGACAGCTATCTGACCATCGCCACCAAGACGCAGACAGAGAAGGACGAAAAGGACGACGAGGGTCGTTACATCCGTCGCGAGCGCAGCTATGGCAACGCCTCCCGTTCTTTCTACATCAACGATATCGATAAGGAGAAGATTGACGCTGCCTTTGCCGATGGTGTCCTGACCATCACGCTGCCGAAGCTCGCCGAGGCGACGCCTCCCGCGCAGCAGATTACCATCCGCTGA
- a CDS encoding methyl-accepting chemotaxis protein has product MAMNQREVKSAMKQSTVNLLLGIGNIAIVVTMILCTIALSNSYQNVLTAETRKTEFKSLGIELADASSYLTNEARSYVQFGEKAHFDNYWRAVNETKTRDHVVARLKELNAPQNELDLLEEAKRNSDDLVIIEKQAMDAAAAGDFDTARALMFSSEYESNSAKIMEPIHRFQEMMNTRAAAELHAEEESTSHLIIALIVLIVGSAILSGLNIFYSSTHIIRPLVRLKDHMTVMANGDLTEKNSVDSDSSEIGQLAEAIARTRDNLNHLIGEVKREAGSIETVVHRVDGNVGELNSSSQEVSATTEELAASMQETSTSAKNMEETSHAMEESIRAIAAQAEEGVEKAATIREQAKTVMMQSERNQQETERVIRDTGASLKESIAKAKAVEEINLLADSIKQITDQTNLLALNAAIEAARAGEAGKGFSVVADEIRHLAEQSNEAINKIQETTGIIVSSVEELSSKAGGVLEFMEAQIIPDYQTLVQTGRDYNRDATYYNDFSMELRKVSANLLTGVEGLMETIQNVSSASYEGAQATTSIAERIVGVAEKADEVRMLTGEANNVSEKLKNDAAKFKV; this is encoded by the coding sequence ATGGCTATGAATCAACGGGAAGTGAAAAGTGCAATGAAGCAGTCAACGGTCAACTTGCTTTTAGGGATTGGAAACATCGCCATCGTTGTTACTATGATTCTCTGCACGATTGCGCTCAGCAATTCTTATCAAAATGTGCTCACTGCGGAGACGAGAAAAACGGAGTTCAAGTCGCTCGGCATTGAGCTTGCCGATGCTTCCTCCTATCTTACGAATGAGGCACGCAGCTATGTGCAGTTCGGGGAAAAGGCACATTTCGACAACTATTGGAGAGCCGTCAATGAGACGAAGACGCGAGATCATGTCGTTGCCCGTCTGAAGGAATTGAATGCCCCGCAGAATGAGCTGGATCTGCTGGAGGAGGCAAAGCGCAATTCGGACGATCTGGTTATCATCGAAAAGCAGGCTATGGACGCAGCGGCGGCAGGCGACTTCGACACGGCGCGCGCGCTGATGTTCAGCAGTGAATACGAAAGCAATTCCGCAAAGATCATGGAGCCGATTCATCGCTTCCAGGAGATGATGAACACGCGTGCGGCGGCGGAGCTGCATGCGGAAGAGGAGTCCACATCACATCTGATCATCGCTTTGATCGTTCTCATCGTCGGTTCGGCAATTCTGAGCGGATTGAATATCTTCTATTCGAGCACGCACATTATCCGTCCGCTTGTGCGTCTCAAGGATCACATGACGGTCATGGCAAACGGGGATTTGACGGAGAAGAACAGCGTGGACAGCGATTCTTCGGAAATCGGTCAGCTTGCCGAAGCGATTGCGCGAACGCGTGATAACCTCAACCACCTGATCGGCGAGGTGAAGCGCGAGGCGGGCTCCATCGAAACGGTCGTCCATCGCGTGGACGGCAATGTCGGCGAGCTCAACTCGTCCTCGCAGGAGGTTTCCGCGACAACGGAGGAGCTTGCGGCAAGCATGCAGGAGACCTCCACTTCGGCAAAGAATATGGAAGAGACCTCGCACGCGATGGAGGAGTCCATACGCGCGATTGCGGCACAGGCGGAGGAAGGCGTGGAGAAGGCCGCCACGATTCGCGAGCAGGCGAAGACGGTCATGATGCAGTCCGAGCGCAATCAGCAGGAAACGGAGCGCGTCATTCGCGACACGGGGGCAAGCTTGAAGGAGTCCATCGCCAAGGCAAAGGCAGTCGAGGAGATCAACCTGCTCGCCGACTCCATCAAGCAGATCACCGACCAGACGAATCTGCTTGCGCTCAATGCCGCTATTGAAGCGGCGCGCGCAGGTGAAGCGGGGAAGGGCTTCAGCGTCGTCGCCGATGAGATTCGCCACCTTGCGGAGCAGTCCAACGAGGCGATCAATAAAATTCAGGAGACAACGGGCATCATTGTTTCCTCGGTCGAAGAGCTTTCCTCGAAAGCCGGCGGTGTGCTGGAATTCATGGAGGCACAGATCATTCCCGACTATCAGACGCTGGTGCAGACCGGGCGCGACTACAATCGGGACGCGACCTACTACAACGATTTCTCCATGGAGCTGCGGAAGGTGTCGGCAAATCTTCTCACGGGCGTGGAAGGGCTCATGGAGACCATTCAGAATGTCTCTTCGGCATCCTACGAGGGCGCGCAGGCAACGACGAGCATTGCCGAACGCATTGTCGGGGTCGCTGAAAAGGCGGATGAGGTTCGGATGCTCACGGGTGAGGCGAATAATGTCTCGGAAAAGCTGAAGAACGACGCAGCCAAGTTCAAAGTATAA
- a CDS encoding CYTH domain-containing protein — MAKEIERKFLVKSHWRPETEGLRIVQGYLSTADSPVVRVRIYGDKGYLTVKGKTEGISRSEYEYEIPLRDAEEMLRLCPEPPVEKIRHRIPLDGHTFEVDVFHGANEGLVLAEVELSSPDEPFTRPDWIGKEVSADSHYYNSNLAKHPFTKWQTARANI; from the coding sequence ATGGCAAAGGAAATCGAGCGAAAATTCCTCGTGAAATCGCACTGGCGGCCGGAGACAGAAGGTCTTCGCATCGTACAGGGCTACCTGTCAACAGCCGATTCCCCCGTCGTGCGCGTGCGCATTTATGGGGATAAGGGCTATCTGACCGTCAAGGGAAAAACGGAGGGCATCTCCCGCAGCGAATACGAATACGAGATCCCGCTCCGGGATGCCGAGGAAATGCTGCGCCTCTGCCCCGAACCGCCCGTCGAAAAGATACGTCATCGCATTCCCTTGGACGGACACACATTCGAGGTCGACGTCTTTCACGGCGCCAATGAAGGCCTCGTCCTCGCAGAGGTCGAACTCTCTTCCCCAGATGAGCCGTTCACGCGCCCCGATTGGATTGGAAAAGAAGTATCCGCGGATTCTCATTACTATAATTCCAATCTTGCAAAGCATCCGTTCACAAAATGGCAGACGGCACGCGCAAACATTTGA